In Aegilops tauschii subsp. strangulata cultivar AL8/78 chromosome 3, Aet v6.0, whole genome shotgun sequence, one genomic interval encodes:
- the LOC109768850 gene encoding cold-regulated 413 inner membrane protein 2, chloroplastic-like: MSISLRLAVPLPPSAQAPAPRRRGLRPRAGGNAVTVSPVVLRPPRALRGDAWWRRRGDAAVCCASAHISTEALQWIADAEEAQEKRCVCYPCFQVNWSFPCQRCCMLFVSIAPYQFMNLRGTQDSVILSLAIAAYLAFQHFTGAGGVRKALDHGAVVATLCIICITLIPFLFLL; the protein is encoded by the exons ATGTCAATCTCGCTCCGCCTCGCCGTCCCGCTCCCGCCGTCGGCGCAGGCGCCCGCGCCACGCCGCCGGGGCCTGCGCCCGAGAGCCGGCGGAAATGCCGTCACCGTCTCCCCGGTCGTCTTACGGCCGCCGCGCGCGCTCAG GGGAGACGCGTGGTGGCGCCGCCGGGGAGACGCCGCCGTGTGCTGCGCGTCGGCGCACATCAGCACCGAGGCGCTGCAATGGATAGCAGACGCGGAAGAAGCCCAAGAAAAGCGGTGCGTCTGCTATCCTTGCTTCCAG GTGAACTGGAGCTTCCCTTGTCAACGATGCTGTATGCTGTTTGTTAGTATTGCTCCTTACCAGTTTATGAACTTGAG GGGCACTCAAGACTCTGTAATACTGTCATTGGCAATAGCAGCTTATCTCGCGTTTCAGCATTTCACCGGGGCCGGAGGCGTGCGGAAGGCCTTGGACCATGGAGCGGTAGTTGCAACCTTGTGCATCATCTGCATCACGCTTATCCCCTTCTTGTTCTTGCTCTGA
- the LOC109768852 gene encoding uncharacterized protein isoform X2: MVAPLDQAAPHATLEQDQRDAATATENSGRDHGAADIADADPGEAIGAPGSAPSVTSRISVQKVCSLVGKFNKFKRDLVEEIGFGGMLGIQMLAKLNLKFSAWLMERVDVESSTLKIDEQRVLQIQDHDVQKVFSLPCGTRSICPDTTEPSEACKEFMRASAYLSKGAHSLKAAEAYLLRDDINADSSKVQIDCFKIAFVIFVVGHLLAPSTKHDYITIDFWAALNDISQVKEFNWCAYVLEHLNRAVGKLKTDIRNRNITVHLVGCHLFLQVFYLDNLDLGPLSKTKDHLPRISLFDYESVKKMIEVITSNVDGDTSFAGASFRRAQDVCYSRVHYESHTHRPDVASDLPHHAPGFVGTKHQHNPITPMLRSSFTETGQEDFSNHLRLKYPSFADHPLMTILEEHNAHMLENISEIRRSCEVAMSTFADKLLGYISENRCCCRAVGRTDCLLRSPHTIHGGKH, encoded by the exons ATGGTGGCGCCACTGGACCAGGCGGCACCGCATGCCACATTGGAACAAGATCAGCGAGACGCCGCCACAGCCACAGAGAATAGCGGCAGGGATCACGGAGCTGCCGACATAGCAGATGCTGATCCAGGCGAAGCAATAGGCGCTCCTGGATCCGCACCTTCTGTCACGTCAAGGATTTCGGTGCAGAAGGTGTGCTCACTCGTGGGCAAGTTTAACAAATTCAAGAGGGATTTGGTCGAGGAGATAGGCTTTGGTGGGATGCTGGGGATTCAGATGTTGGCAAAGTTGAATTTGAAATTCAGCGCGTGGCTAATGGAAAGAGTCGACGTCGAGTCGAGTACACTGAAAATAGACGAGCAAAGGGTTCTGCAGATCCAGGACCATGATGTCCAGAAGGTATTCAGTCTGCCATGTGGCACCAGATCGATATGCCCCGATACAACCGAGCCATCCGAAGCCTGCAAAGAGTTCATGCGAGCTTCTGCCTATTTGAGCAAAGGCGCGCATAGTCTAAAGGCCGCGGAGGCTTATCTCCTGAGAGATGACATCAATGCAGATTCCAGCAAGGTCCAGATAGATTGCTTCAAGATAGCCtttgttatttttgttgttgGGCACCTGTTGGCTCCATCGACTAAGCATGACTACATCACCATAGATTTCTGGGCTGCACTCAACGATATCTCGCAAGTTAAGGAATTTAATTGGTGTGCTTATGTACTCGAGCATTTGAACAGAGCTGTTGGGAAGTTGAAAACTGATATCCGCAACCGGAACATCACTGTACATCTTGTTGGCTGCCACCTGTTTCTTCAG GTATTCTACTTGGACAATCTTGATCTTGGTCCACTTTCCAAGACAAAAGACCATCTACCAAGGATTAGTCTTTTTGACTACGAGTCGGTTAAGAAGATGATAGAAGTGATCACTAGCAACGTGGACGGAGATACATCATTCGCTGGAGCTAGT TTTAGGCGCGCTCAAGATGTTTGCTACTCCAGAGTCCACTACGAAAGCCACACTCACCGACCAGATGTAGCTTCTGACCTGCCCCATCATGCCCCAGGTTTTGTTGGCACAAAGCACCAACACAACCCAATTACTCCCATGCTACGAAGCAGCTTCACTGAAACTGGACAAGAAGATTTCTCCAACCATCTCCGACTGAAATACCCGTCATTT GCAGACCACCCGCTTATGACCATTTTGGAAGAACATAATGCACACATGTTGGAAAATATATCTGAAATTAGGCGAAGTTGCGAAGTGGCGATGTCTACCTTCGCGGACAAGCTTCTGGGCTATATATCTGAGAACCGCTGTTGCTGCAGAGCGGTGGGACGAACCGATTGTTTACTGAGGTCGCCGCACACAATTCATGGTGGGAAGCACTAG
- the LOC109768852 gene encoding uncharacterized protein isoform X3: MVAPLDQAAPHATLEQDQRDAATATENSGRDHGAADIADADPGEAIGAPGSAPSVTSRISVQKVCSLVGKFNKFKRDLVEEIGFGGMLGIQMLAKLNLKFSAWLMERVDVESSTLKIDEQRVLQIQDHDVQKVFSLPCGTRSICPDTTEPSEACKEFMRASAYLSKGAHSLKAAEAYLLRDDINADSSKVQIDCFKIAFVIFVVGHLLAPSTKHDYITIDFWAALNDISQVKEFNWCAYVLEHLNRAVGKLKTDIRNRNITVHLVGCHLFLQVFYLDNLDLGPLSKTKDHLPRISLFDYESVKKMIEVITSNVDGDTSFAGASFRRAQDVCYSRVHYESHTHRPDVASDLPHHAPGFVGTKHQHNPITPMLRSSFTETGQEDFSNHLRLKYPSFTTRL; encoded by the exons ATGGTGGCGCCACTGGACCAGGCGGCACCGCATGCCACATTGGAACAAGATCAGCGAGACGCCGCCACAGCCACAGAGAATAGCGGCAGGGATCACGGAGCTGCCGACATAGCAGATGCTGATCCAGGCGAAGCAATAGGCGCTCCTGGATCCGCACCTTCTGTCACGTCAAGGATTTCGGTGCAGAAGGTGTGCTCACTCGTGGGCAAGTTTAACAAATTCAAGAGGGATTTGGTCGAGGAGATAGGCTTTGGTGGGATGCTGGGGATTCAGATGTTGGCAAAGTTGAATTTGAAATTCAGCGCGTGGCTAATGGAAAGAGTCGACGTCGAGTCGAGTACACTGAAAATAGACGAGCAAAGGGTTCTGCAGATCCAGGACCATGATGTCCAGAAGGTATTCAGTCTGCCATGTGGCACCAGATCGATATGCCCCGATACAACCGAGCCATCCGAAGCCTGCAAAGAGTTCATGCGAGCTTCTGCCTATTTGAGCAAAGGCGCGCATAGTCTAAAGGCCGCGGAGGCTTATCTCCTGAGAGATGACATCAATGCAGATTCCAGCAAGGTCCAGATAGATTGCTTCAAGATAGCCtttgttatttttgttgttgGGCACCTGTTGGCTCCATCGACTAAGCATGACTACATCACCATAGATTTCTGGGCTGCACTCAACGATATCTCGCAAGTTAAGGAATTTAATTGGTGTGCTTATGTACTCGAGCATTTGAACAGAGCTGTTGGGAAGTTGAAAACTGATATCCGCAACCGGAACATCACTGTACATCTTGTTGGCTGCCACCTGTTTCTTCAG GTATTCTACTTGGACAATCTTGATCTTGGTCCACTTTCCAAGACAAAAGACCATCTACCAAGGATTAGTCTTTTTGACTACGAGTCGGTTAAGAAGATGATAGAAGTGATCACTAGCAACGTGGACGGAGATACATCATTCGCTGGAGCTAGT TTTAGGCGCGCTCAAGATGTTTGCTACTCCAGAGTCCACTACGAAAGCCACACTCACCGACCAGATGTAGCTTCTGACCTGCCCCATCATGCCCCAGGTTTTGTTGGCACAAAGCACCAACACAACCCAATTACTCCCATGCTACGAAGCAGCTTCACTGAAACTGGACAAGAAGATTTCTCCAACCATCTCCGACTGAAATACCCGTCATTT ACCACCCGCTTATGA
- the LOC109768851 gene encoding uncharacterized protein isoform X2, with product MSGMPSDDASAQMRLEGEVSGEKVEDTQDENEGSGMPSPQEEEAAIKKKYGGKMPKKSPLISKDHERAFFDSADWALGKVEVPTSLKGPLKLFDQNSSLLNKMLVPADLPMHLQTMMRV from the exons ATGTCCGGAATGCCATCTGATGATGCAAGTGCTCAAATGAGGCTTGAAGGAGAAGTTTCTGGCGAAAAGGTAGAAGACACTCAAGATGAGAATGAAGGCAGTGGCATGCCCTCTCCACAAGAGGAG GAGGCAGCAATCAAGAAAAAATATGGAGGAAAAATGCCCAAAAAATCGCCACTTATATCGAAG GACCATGAGCGGGCTTTCTTTGATTCTGCTGATTGGGCTTTAGGAAAG GTGGAAGTCCCAACAAGCCTAAAGGGCCCCTTGAAGCTCTTCGACCAAAACTCCAG CCTACTCAACAAAATGCTCGTGCCCGCCGATCTTCCTATGCATCTGcagacaatgatg AGAGTTTGA
- the LOC109768852 gene encoding uncharacterized protein isoform X1 codes for MVAPLDQAAPHATLEQDQRDAATATENSGRDHGAADIADADPGEAIGAPGSAPSVTSRISVQKVCSLVGKFNKFKRDLVEEIGFGGMLGIQMLAKLNLKFSAWLMERVDVESSTLKIDEQRVLQIQDHDVQKVFSLPCGTRSICPDTTEPSEACKEFMRASAYLSKGAHSLKAAEAYLLRDDINADSSKVQIDCFKIAFVIFVVGHLLAPSTKHDYITIDFWAALNDISQVKEFNWCAYVLEHLNRAVGKLKTDIRNRNITVHLVGCHLFLQVFYLDNLDLGPLSKTKDHLPRISLFDYESVKKMIEVITSNVDGDTSFAGASFRRAQDVCYSRVHYESHTHRPDVASDLPHHAPGFVGTKHQHNPITPMLRSSFTETGQEDFSNHLRLKYPSFADHPLMTILEEHNAHMLENISEIRRSCEVAMSTFADKLLGYISENRCCCRAVGRTDCLLRSPHTIHESSTEQNSLSHKRDAPEPTGAGHHKKIRVNQPLVETDLQASIPGCSTSNSLPRSPLQVDINLAAP; via the exons ATGGTGGCGCCACTGGACCAGGCGGCACCGCATGCCACATTGGAACAAGATCAGCGAGACGCCGCCACAGCCACAGAGAATAGCGGCAGGGATCACGGAGCTGCCGACATAGCAGATGCTGATCCAGGCGAAGCAATAGGCGCTCCTGGATCCGCACCTTCTGTCACGTCAAGGATTTCGGTGCAGAAGGTGTGCTCACTCGTGGGCAAGTTTAACAAATTCAAGAGGGATTTGGTCGAGGAGATAGGCTTTGGTGGGATGCTGGGGATTCAGATGTTGGCAAAGTTGAATTTGAAATTCAGCGCGTGGCTAATGGAAAGAGTCGACGTCGAGTCGAGTACACTGAAAATAGACGAGCAAAGGGTTCTGCAGATCCAGGACCATGATGTCCAGAAGGTATTCAGTCTGCCATGTGGCACCAGATCGATATGCCCCGATACAACCGAGCCATCCGAAGCCTGCAAAGAGTTCATGCGAGCTTCTGCCTATTTGAGCAAAGGCGCGCATAGTCTAAAGGCCGCGGAGGCTTATCTCCTGAGAGATGACATCAATGCAGATTCCAGCAAGGTCCAGATAGATTGCTTCAAGATAGCCtttgttatttttgttgttgGGCACCTGTTGGCTCCATCGACTAAGCATGACTACATCACCATAGATTTCTGGGCTGCACTCAACGATATCTCGCAAGTTAAGGAATTTAATTGGTGTGCTTATGTACTCGAGCATTTGAACAGAGCTGTTGGGAAGTTGAAAACTGATATCCGCAACCGGAACATCACTGTACATCTTGTTGGCTGCCACCTGTTTCTTCAG GTATTCTACTTGGACAATCTTGATCTTGGTCCACTTTCCAAGACAAAAGACCATCTACCAAGGATTAGTCTTTTTGACTACGAGTCGGTTAAGAAGATGATAGAAGTGATCACTAGCAACGTGGACGGAGATACATCATTCGCTGGAGCTAGT TTTAGGCGCGCTCAAGATGTTTGCTACTCCAGAGTCCACTACGAAAGCCACACTCACCGACCAGATGTAGCTTCTGACCTGCCCCATCATGCCCCAGGTTTTGTTGGCACAAAGCACCAACACAACCCAATTACTCCCATGCTACGAAGCAGCTTCACTGAAACTGGACAAGAAGATTTCTCCAACCATCTCCGACTGAAATACCCGTCATTT GCAGACCACCCGCTTATGACCATTTTGGAAGAACATAATGCACACATGTTGGAAAATATATCTGAAATTAGGCGAAGTTGCGAAGTGGCGATGTCTACCTTCGCGGACAAGCTTCTGGGCTATATATCTGAGAACCGCTGTTGCTGCAGAGCGGTGGGACGAACCGATTGTTTACTGAGGTCGCCGCACACAATTCATG AGAGTTCAACCGAGCAGAATTCACTCTCTCACAAACGGGATGCACCTGAGCCCACTGGAGCAG GACATCACAAGAAGATCCGGGTGAACCAGCCTCTAGTTGAGACAGACCTTCAAGCAAGTATACCTGGATGCTCAACTAGCAACAGCCTACCCCGCAGTCCTTTACAAGTTGACATCAACCTGGCTGCACCGTAG
- the LOC109768851 gene encoding uncharacterized protein isoform X1 — protein sequence MSGMPSDDASAQMRLEGEVSGEKVEDTQDENEGSGMPSPQEEEAAIKKKYGGKMPKKSPLISKDHERAFFDSADWALGKQGGSPNKPKGPLEALRPKLQPTQQNARARRSSYASADNDESLSLPAEELIQNDDPTEDKNKE from the exons ATGTCCGGAATGCCATCTGATGATGCAAGTGCTCAAATGAGGCTTGAAGGAGAAGTTTCTGGCGAAAAGGTAGAAGACACTCAAGATGAGAATGAAGGCAGTGGCATGCCCTCTCCACAAGAGGAG GAGGCAGCAATCAAGAAAAAATATGGAGGAAAAATGCCCAAAAAATCGCCACTTATATCGAAG GACCATGAGCGGGCTTTCTTTGATTCTGCTGATTGGGCTTTAGGAAAG CAAGGTGGAAGTCCCAACAAGCCTAAAGGGCCCCTTGAAGCTCTTCGACCAAAACTCCAG CCTACTCAACAAAATGCTCGTGCCCGCCGATCTTCCTATGCATCTGcagacaatgatg AGAGTTTGAGTTTGCCTGCCGAGGAGCTGATCCAGAATGATGATCCAACTGAAGACAAGAACAAGGAATAA